A stretch of the Mycobacterium shigaense genome encodes the following:
- a CDS encoding D-alanyl-D-alanine carboxypeptidase family protein: MSFLRSASCLAATAFMIAAPITLGVPGAGAEPNPGPSAGPQNCPYQVNTPPAVDSSEVPQAGDAPIPLAVPPKPVGGEALSGCGVITAPGTPPVPNDVSAEAWVVADLDSGAVIAARDPHARHRPASVIKVLVAMASLNALPLNKSVVGTADDAAAEGTKVGVDDGGTYTVNQLLHGLLMHSGNDAAHALAMQLGGMQQALEKINVLAAKLGGRDTRVATPSGLDGPGMSTSAYDIGLFYRYAWQNPTFAGIVATKTFDFPGHGDHPGYELENDNQLLYKYPGAMGGKTGYTDDAGQTFVGAANHDGRRLVAVLLHGTRQPIAPWEQAAHLLDYGFSTAQGTQVGALIAPDPSLVTKPDNAADKPGAAAAANLIPAAKALPVRVGVGVIGTIIVFGLIMAARSMNRRAI; this comes from the coding sequence ATGAGCTTCCTACGTTCCGCATCATGCCTGGCAGCGACCGCTTTTATGATCGCTGCCCCGATCACGCTCGGGGTGCCGGGCGCGGGCGCCGAGCCCAACCCCGGCCCGAGTGCGGGACCGCAGAATTGCCCGTATCAGGTGAACACTCCGCCCGCGGTGGACTCGTCGGAGGTACCCCAGGCCGGCGACGCCCCCATCCCGCTGGCCGTGCCGCCGAAACCGGTGGGCGGCGAGGCACTGTCCGGCTGCGGCGTCATCACCGCGCCCGGCACCCCGCCGGTGCCGAACGACGTTTCCGCCGAGGCCTGGGTGGTGGCCGACCTGGACAGCGGCGCCGTCATCGCCGCCCGCGACCCACACGCCCGGCACCGCCCCGCCAGCGTCATCAAGGTGCTCGTCGCGATGGCGTCGCTGAACGCGCTGCCGCTCAACAAGTCAGTGGTCGGAACCGCCGACGACGCCGCCGCCGAGGGCACCAAGGTCGGGGTGGACGACGGTGGAACTTACACCGTCAACCAGCTGCTACACGGGCTGCTGATGCACTCGGGCAACGACGCGGCGCATGCGCTGGCGATGCAGCTCGGCGGGATGCAGCAGGCGCTGGAGAAGATCAACGTGCTCGCCGCCAAACTCGGCGGGCGTGACACCCGGGTGGCCACCCCGTCCGGTCTCGACGGGCCCGGCATGAGCACCTCGGCCTACGACATCGGCCTGTTCTACCGATACGCCTGGCAGAACCCGACTTTCGCCGGCATCGTCGCGACGAAGACCTTCGACTTCCCCGGCCACGGCGATCACCCCGGCTACGAGCTGGAGAACGACAACCAGCTGCTCTACAAGTATCCGGGCGCGATGGGCGGCAAGACGGGCTACACCGACGACGCCGGCCAGACCTTCGTGGGCGCAGCCAACCACGACGGACGCCGCCTGGTGGCCGTGCTGCTGCACGGAACCCGGCAGCCGATCGCCCCCTGGGAGCAGGCTGCACACCTGCTGGACTACGGGTTTTCCACCGCGCAGGGTACCCAGGTGGGCGCGCTGATCGCGCCGGATCCGTCGCTGGTGACCAAGCCGGACAACGCGGCCGACAAGCCCGGCGCCGCCGCGGCCGCGAACCTGATCCCGGCGGCCAAGGCGCTGCCGGTGCGCGTCGGGGTCGGCGTCATCGGCACCATCATCGTGTTCGGTTTGATCATGGCCGCGCGCTCGATGAACCGTCGCGCCATATAG
- a CDS encoding SMP-30/gluconolactonase/LRE family protein, whose product MARKPRIHPVRWQPPPIDPLPDVPAPNITVVPLPGNGPEDVVVDPYGQLWTGLEDGRIVRIAPDSGVASVVADTGGRPLGLHAARDGRVLICDSHRGLLTLDPASGKLDVLVESVDGRRLKFCSNVTETLDGTIYFTESTTDFHFEHFTAPIVEARATGGLYRLGADGAVNTLVDGLYFANGVTPTADGSALVFAETQARRLSKYWLTGPQAGSVTPLAAHLPGMPDNLCTGAGGRIWAALVTEANPTLEALFPRSPIIRQVVWRLPERLQPRIKPEVWAVAFDPDSGAAVAGLRTQHPDFGSVTGLVEAAGRLWLGTIGFPAVAYADLAATGL is encoded by the coding sequence ATGGCGCGCAAACCACGCATCCACCCGGTCCGGTGGCAGCCGCCACCGATCGACCCGCTGCCGGACGTGCCGGCCCCCAACATCACGGTCGTCCCGCTGCCCGGCAACGGCCCCGAGGACGTCGTCGTCGACCCGTACGGCCAGTTGTGGACGGGCCTCGAGGACGGGCGCATCGTGCGGATCGCACCCGACAGCGGCGTGGCCTCGGTGGTCGCCGACACCGGCGGACGCCCGCTCGGCCTGCACGCCGCCCGCGACGGCCGGGTCCTGATCTGCGACAGCCACCGCGGGTTGCTCACCCTCGACCCGGCGAGCGGCAAACTGGACGTGCTCGTCGAATCGGTCGACGGCCGGCGACTCAAGTTCTGCTCGAATGTCACCGAAACATTAGATGGCACAATCTATTTCACCGAGTCGACGACTGACTTCCATTTCGAGCACTTCACCGCCCCGATCGTGGAGGCACGCGCCACCGGCGGCCTGTACCGGCTCGGCGCCGACGGCGCCGTCAACACGCTGGTCGACGGACTGTACTTCGCCAACGGGGTGACGCCGACGGCCGACGGCTCGGCGCTGGTATTCGCCGAGACCCAGGCGCGCCGGCTGTCGAAGTACTGGCTGACCGGGCCACAGGCCGGATCGGTGACACCGCTGGCGGCGCACCTGCCCGGCATGCCCGACAACCTGTGCACGGGTGCCGGTGGCCGCATCTGGGCCGCGCTGGTCACCGAGGCCAACCCGACGCTGGAAGCGCTGTTCCCGCGGTCGCCGATCATCCGCCAGGTGGTGTGGCGCCTGCCCGAGCGGCTGCAGCCGCGGATCAAGCCCGAGGTCTGGGCGGTCGCGTTCGACCCGGACAGCGGCGCGGCCGTCGCCGGCCTGCGCACCCAGCATCCGGACTTCGGTTCGGTGACCGGGCTGGTCGAGGCGGCCGGCAGGCTATGGCTGGGCACGATCGGCTTCCCGGCCGTCGCCTACGCGGACCTGGCGGCCACCGGGCTCTAG